One Streptomyces sp. NBC_00223 genomic window carries:
- a CDS encoding multicopper oxidase domain-containing protein produces MPSDQARESQPGNGRRALLRALTGGGALTALSLSAAPGATAAAPAAAPAGDPFALELFRPGGRVREYWVQADSFAHNVAPNGYDGMTGMRFTADQTTFQAVGFRAYTPDWGRPLEADFGPGGVGANSGIPGPVLRGEVGDTLRVHFRNNDSHYKWPHSMHPHGVRYDPDSDGGWLADDPDRPGTAVPYQGTYTYTWTCVPGSVGSWPYHDHAAPQSVGHDPATGTAAAMGSADGTADRAHPAPGGGLVMEIGAELGLFGMIAVTDGSTPKVDREFVLFFHDVSAADAPSLAQDVSLCNGGAFVDNAPTFTARPGDRVRWRVGTLGNSFHVFHIHGHRWLSHEGWVDSQVLGPATTLTVEYREDNPGDWIYHCHVPGHMMRGMAGRYRVGG; encoded by the coding sequence ATGCCATCGGACCAGGCACGTGAATCGCAGCCCGGCAACGGCCGCCGGGCGCTGCTGCGGGCGCTGACGGGCGGCGGCGCCCTGACGGCCCTGAGTCTGTCGGCCGCGCCCGGCGCCACGGCCGCGGCGCCCGCCGCCGCCCCGGCGGGCGACCCCTTCGCCCTCGAACTCTTCCGGCCCGGCGGCCGGGTGCGCGAGTACTGGGTGCAGGCCGACTCCTTCGCGCACAACGTGGCGCCCAACGGCTACGACGGCATGACGGGCATGCGCTTCACCGCCGACCAGACCACCTTCCAGGCGGTGGGCTTCCGCGCCTACACCCCCGACTGGGGCCGGCCGCTCGAAGCCGACTTCGGGCCGGGCGGTGTCGGGGCCAACAGCGGCATCCCGGGTCCCGTGCTGCGCGGCGAGGTCGGCGACACCCTGCGGGTGCACTTCCGCAACAACGACTCCCACTACAAGTGGCCGCACAGCATGCACCCGCACGGGGTGCGCTACGACCCGGACAGCGACGGCGGTTGGCTCGCCGACGACCCGGACCGGCCCGGAACCGCCGTGCCGTACCAGGGGACTTACACCTACACCTGGACGTGTGTGCCCGGTTCCGTGGGGAGTTGGCCCTATCACGACCACGCGGCGCCGCAGAGCGTCGGGCACGACCCGGCCACCGGGACGGCCGCCGCCATGGGGTCGGCGGACGGCACGGCGGACCGGGCGCACCCGGCGCCGGGCGGTGGTCTGGTGATGGAGATCGGGGCCGAGCTGGGTCTGTTCGGGATGATCGCCGTAACCGACGGGTCGACGCCGAAGGTGGACCGGGAGTTCGTGCTGTTCTTCCACGACGTGTCGGCCGCGGACGCGCCCTCACTCGCACAGGACGTGTCGCTGTGCAACGGCGGCGCCTTCGTCGACAACGCGCCCACCTTCACCGCCCGCCCGGGTGACCGGGTGCGCTGGCGGGTGGGCACCCTGGGCAACTCCTTCCATGTCTTCCACATCCACGGCCACCGCTGGCTCAGCCACGAGGGCTGGGTGGACTCGCAGGTGCTCGGGCCCGCCACGACGCTGACCGTCGAGTACCGCGAGGACAACCCGGGCGACTGGATCTACCACTGCCATGTGCCCGGCCACATGATGCGCGGCATGGCGGGCCGCTACCGGGTCGGCGGCTGA